GAATTGCTGGAGGTAATTTTTTTTCGTTCCAATGCCTCTCCCGCTCTTCTGCGTCGGCCAAGCTCCATAGCCGCTACAATACATATGGCCTTTGCTTGGCCTATCCCTTTAAATTGCATTAATTCAGAGATTGAACGCCTCCCGAGTTCGCTTAAATTATTACTGACTGATGATAAAATTCGCTGACTTAACGAAACGGCGCTTTCCTCGCGATTGCCCGAACCAATTAAAATAGCAATAAGTTCTGCGTTGCTTAAGGCTATATGCCCTTTAAGTAGCATTTTTTCGCGGGGCCGATCGTCTTCGTTCCAATTTTTTATGGAAAAGGAGTGATTTTCTTCCATGGTTTTTTGCGTTTCCTTAAAGATAATAAGGAATGGGGAATTGGCATAAAGTTTTGAAAATAATCTTTTTAGGCATTAATAAATGGCGATTATTCAATAAATTTATAGTTTCCAATTCGTTAATGGCCAAAAAATGAAATCGCTTTTTGATACTGAAACTTTATTAGAAATTAGAAAAAGACTAAACGCTCTTACTGAAAATTCTGAAAAACATTGGGGTAAAATGTCCGTAGGGCAGATGCTTCACCACTGTCAAGGACCATTGAATATTATGTTAGAAAAGAAAGATTATGGTATTCGTTCCAATTTTTTAGCCACCTTATTCTTTAAAAAGATGCTATATAACGACTCACCATTTAAGAAAAGTTTACCTACCGCCAGATTCTTAAAAGAAACTGAACCTAGAAATTTTACGAACGAGAAAACAAAACTCATTGCACTTTTAGACGAATTTGAAAGCAAGCGCACACAAGAAGAATGGAACGCACATCCTGGTTTTGGTTATTTTACAAAACAGCAATGGGGCCAAATGCAATACAAGCATTTAGATCATCATTTAAAGCAGTTTGGAGAATAGTTAAACGTAATTTTCATTTTGTTTTTGTAGTCAATCCAACATTTTTATAGCGCTGCTATGAGTCCTATTTTAGAAGTTGAATAAAACAGGATTCCCGGACGAGCCCAATCACCAAACAATCCACGAATGGGAGTACCTGCGGTGATCCCTCAAAGCTCCGCTTTGAAAATGAAAAGGCAGAAAAAAGTTTTTTGAGCAAGCTCAAAACTTTTTTCTGCCTTTTCATTTATTCGTGACCGCGGAGGGATTCAAACCCCCAACCCTCAGAGCCGAAATCTGATGCGCTATTCAGTTGCGCCACGCGGCCAAATTTAAGTGCTTTCTTCTCCATCTTCTCCCTGCCGCACTCTTTAAATATCTTTCTCTATCTCTAGCCTCTTCTCTTGTTAAATATTCTTCCTTATGAATAATTATCCATGGCATAAATGCCTTTGTTGATTGTGTTTTTCCAGAATTATGCTGCCTTAATCGATGCTCAC
This region of Aequorivita marisscotiae genomic DNA includes:
- a CDS encoding DUF1569 domain-containing protein gives rise to the protein MKSLFDTETLLEIRKRLNALTENSEKHWGKMSVGQMLHHCQGPLNIMLEKKDYGIRSNFLATLFFKKMLYNDSPFKKSLPTARFLKETEPRNFTNEKTKLIALLDEFESKRTQEEWNAHPGFGYFTKQQWGQMQYKHLDHHLKQFGE
- a CDS encoding GIY-YIG nuclease family protein, which gives rise to MFYIYVLYSVKFDRMYVGMTINCEHRLRQHNSGKTQSTKAFMPWIIIHKEEYLTREEARDRERYLKSAAGRRWRRKHLNLAAWRN